Proteins from a genomic interval of Schistosoma mansoni strain Puerto Rico chromosome 6, complete genome:
- a CDS encoding putative annexin, whose protein sequence is MGRDKSQIIGPNGETYHPTLKIDLHNDPKKDAEELYQAMKGWGTDEHRIIKVLGYRNSYQRMEIRDTFKAMYGKANLIDELCSETSGDFRRLLKMLLTDIDKVDARALYKAMKGGGTDEETIIEVLCTATNIEIENIKQAYLSDPSRTLESDVQSDLGGYLQQLVVALLQAKRDEIPFEDVEKISKKGLKSVVDMSQVEQDVEILWDAGEAHLGTDEDAIIRIVCGRSVWHLQEVSHLFEKKYGKTLVDSLASETSGDFESALLLILNTCLNRPKAYSDLLVKAMKGAGTDDCTLMRIIVTRCEFDLGSICIEFQKSQGSTLEDWIRNETSGDYQRLLLALIGAEWQ, encoded by the exons atggGAAGAGATAAATCACAAATAATTGGTCCAAATGGTGAAACTTATCATCCTACATTAAAAATTGATTTACATAATGATCCAAAGAAAGATGCTGAAGAACTTTATCAAGCAATGAAAGGATGGG GAACTGATGAGCATCGTATCATTAAAGTTTTGGGTTATCGTAATTCTTATCAACGAATGGAAATACGAGATACTTTTAAAGCAATGTATGGAAAGGCAA ATTTAATAGATGAATTGTGCAGTGAAACAAGCGGTGATTTTAGAAGACTACTTAAAATGCTTTTAACTGATATAGATAAAGTTGATGCACGTGCATTATACAAAGCAATGAAAGGTGGAGGAACTGATGAAGAAACAATTATTGAAGTTTTATGTACAGCAACTAATattgaaattgaaaatattaaacaagCTTATCTATCTG ATCCCAGTAGAACATTAGAAAGTGATGTACAAAGTGATTTGGGCGGCTACTTACAACAGCTAGTCGTTGCATTGCTTCAAGCTAAACGTGATGAAATTCCATTTGAAGATGTTGAAAAAATTAGTAAAAAAGGATTGAAAAGTGTAGTTGATATGAGTCAAGTTGAACAAGATGTTGAAATATTATGGGATGCTGGTGAAGC GCATCTAGGAACTGATGAAGATGCTATCATTAGGATTGTATGCGGTCGAAGTGTTTGGCATTTACAAGAGGTTTCTCATCTGTTTGAAAAG aAATATGGTAAAACATTGGTTGATTCATTGGCATCTGAGACATCTGGAGATTTTGAAAGTGCTCTATTATTAATCC taaatacttgTTTAAATCGTCCGAAAGCTTATTCCGATTTATTGGTGAAAGCAATGAAAGGTGCCGGTACCGATGATTGTACCCTAATGCGTATTATTGTGACAAGATGTGAG TTTGATTTAGGAAGTATTTGTATAGAATTTCAAAAAAGTCAGGGAAGTACACTTGAAGATTGGATACGTAATGAAACATCTGGTGATTATCAACGACTTCTATTAGCATTAATTGGTGCTGAATGGCAATAA